The Verrucomicrobiia bacterium genomic interval TACGCCACCACCCCAGCGTCCGGTGCCAGGCAAGCCGCTGCAGAGGCAATAGGAGCGCGGCATTCATGCCCGCCTAAATATTCAGATATCATCAGGCATAGGATGCTCTGCATGTTGACATCCATGTATAAGTTCTTCCCTGTGGTAAACATCCTACCATCTTTGCTTATGAGAATTTAAGCGGCATGAATGCCGTGCTCCTGCACAGCAGGCTGGCGTCTATCTCATAACCCGCTAACGTATGCGCCCTCATGGCGAGTGCGCTGCCCATTTATGACATCGAGCACGAGCTGATCGCGCGATTGCAGGATCAGCGGCGCATCATTTTATCCGCACCCACTGGCTCCGGCAAATCCACACAGGTGACCCAGATGCTCTTGCGCCATGATCTGCTGAAGGACGGGCAGGCAGTCGTTTTGCAGCCACGTCGGCTAGCAACACGATTGCTCGCAGCACGAGTAGCAGAGGAACTGGATGTTCCGCTGGGCCGCGAGGTGGGTTATCAAATCCGTTTTGAGAATCAGACGAGTGCGGCCACCCGCATCCGCTTTGTCACGGAAGGTATTTTGCTGCGGCAGATGATCGCTGATCCGCAGCTCAAGGGCATCTCGGTCATTCTCTTCGATGAATTTCATGAGCGGCATCTGTATGGGGATATCACGCTCGCACGCGCGCTGGATCTACAGGAGACGACGCGGCCTGATCTGCGGGTGGTGGTGATGTCTGCTACACTGAATGTGGAATTGCTCGGAAAGTATTTGAGCCAATGGCGGCAGAATGCGCCGACTGGGCCGACCTTCAGCGCTCTGACTTCCGAGGGGCGCACGTATCCGGTGGATATCCGCTATACGGACAAGCCGAGCTATACGAATCGTCAGCCGATCTGGGAGCAGGCGGCAGAGGTGTTCGCGGATTTCGCCGGGCGCGGTGGTGAAGGTGATGCGCTCATCTTCATGCCGGGTGGGTTCGAGATTTCACAGACGATCGAGGCCTTACGACGATTGCCGGAAGCGCGTGGTCGGGTGCTCTTGCCTTTGCACGGAGAATTGCCGCCACGTGAACAGGACGCCGCGGTAGCGAAGCATCGACAGCCGAAGGTGGTGGTGGCGACCAATGTGGCGGAGACGTCACTCACGATCGATGGCATCCGGTTGGTGATTGATAGCGGGCTGGCACGTATCCCGAAGTATGATCCGCATCGGGGCATCAACACGCTGCTCATCGAGCGCATCAGTCGCGCGGCGGCGGATCAACGGGCTGGTCGCGCGGGCCGCACAGCACCGGGTGAATGTGTCCGCCTGTGGACGGAGGACGAACACAAGCATCGTGCGCCGCAAGAATTGCCGGAAATCAAACGGCTCGATCTGGCCGAAGTCATTTTGACTTTGAAAGCAGCGGGTGTGGATGACCTACGCGCCTTCCGTTGGCTGGAGCCGCCAGATAATGCGGCATTGGAGCACGCGGAGGAATTGTTACTGGACCTTGGCGCCTTGGAAGCAGTGGAAGGAAACATACTCACGCGCATCACGAGCTTAGGGCGGCGCATGCTCGCTTTCCCGATGCATCCGCGTTATGCGCGATTGCTCTTGGCGGCTGATGACTTCGGTTGCGTGCCGGAAGCGGCTTTGATTGCGGCCCTCACGCAAGGACGTGATCTGTTGTTGCGCAATCCAGAGCAAGCGGTGGCGGAAGCGCGTGAGGATTTATTGGGTAATAATCCGGCGAGTGATTTCTTCCTGCTGATGCGGGCGTGGAAGCAGGCTTCGCAACAGGATTTCAGGCCGGAGATCTGTCGCAAGTATGGGCTGCACATGGCCACGGGGCGGCAAGTGGGTCCACTGCGCGATAACTTCCTGCGCATCGCCGAACGCGAAGGTTTGAACACGCAGACGAAGGCGGCGACTGATGAAGTGTTGCAGAAGTGTTTGCTCGTTGCTTTCTCGGATCGCGTAGGGCGTCGTCTCGATACCAGTTCACGGCGGTGCGAATTGGTCCATGGTCGACGGGGTGAACTGGCGCGAGAGAGTTTGGTGCAAGGCAGTCCGCTCATCGTGGCGGCCGAAGTTAGTGAAGTGGGCAGCCAAGGTGGAAACATCAGCACAATTCTTTCGCAGATCACGGCGGTGAATCCGGCGTGGTTACGCGAGCTTTTCCCGCAGGATATCACCGGCAAACTACACGTTTACTTTGATAACAATTCCAAGCGTGTCGCAGCGGAAGAGCAGTTGCAATTCCGTGGGCTCGCCTTGGAGAAACGGCGCGTAGAACCTCCGCCAGCGGATGAAGCGGCGCGGCTTTTGGCAGCGGATGTGATGGCGGGGCGGGTGCAGTTCGATGAGTGGGATGAAAGCGTGGATCAGTGGATTTTGCGGTTGAAGCGATTGAGCGAATGGTGTCCGGAATTTGAATTGCCGGTCATCACAGAGGCAGACAGGAAAGATCTCATCGAGCAACTTTGCTACGGTTGTTTCGGTTACAAAGATGTCCGGGCGGTAGCAGTCAAAGGCGAGGTGAAGGGCTGGCTCAGCCATTTACAGAACAGCATGTTGGAGAAGCATGCGCCGGAACGGTTGGAATTCGCGAACGGTCGCAAGCCGAAGGTGACTTACGTGGCGGATGGGCCGCCGTATATCGAGGCGCGTATCCAAGATCTGTATGATGTGGGGCAGACGCCGAAGATCGCAATGGGGCGCGTGACACTCTCATGCCACATCCTCACGCCGGGACGGAAACCGATCCAAGTCACGCAGGATTTGCCAAATTTCTGGAAGGAGCATTATCCACGGATCAAGTCAGAGTTGCAGCGGCGGTATCCGCGTCATGAGTGGAGATGAACCCATCGGTAGGCAGGGGCGCCTGCCTCACTATTATTACTATTCCCTGTTTTCGAAAAGCATTCTGGAGTAAGCTGTTTCCATAATGGATATCACGACGGTTTTGAATGATGAAGCCCTGCGTCAGCGGGAGTTTCCGGTGACGAAGGACAAGGCGTTTCTCGCTCATGCAGCGGTGTGTCCGCTGCCTCAGCGCGTGGCGACGGCCATGCAGGAATACACGGCGAACTGCACCAAGGGCGATCAGGAGATGGCGCAACCGGAAGGATTGATGACGAAGACGCGCGAGGCAGCAGCGACATTGCTTCATGCCAAGCCGGAGGAGATCGCGCTGGTAGGACCGACTTCATTAGGCTTAAGCCTCATCGCGAATGGGTTGAATTTTCGCAAGCACGACAATGTGGTCGTTTATTTCGATGATTATCCTTCGAATGTTTATCCGTGGATGACGCTGGCGGATCGTGGCGTGGAGGTTCGTTTCTTGAACATCCGTGAATTGGGCCGCCTGCGCGTGACGGATATCATGGGGCAGATCGATGAGCAGACGCGCATGGTAGCGATCGCTTCGTGCCATTTCATCACGGGCTGGCGGGTGGAATTGGAGACGCTGGGCAAACAGCTTCGCGCCAAGAATATTCTTTTCTGCGTGGATGGCATCCAGACGCTGGGGGCATTTCCAACCACTGTTGAATACATCGATTTCCTCGCGGCGGATGCACATAAGTGGCTGCTCGGCCCCTGCTCCGCCGGCATTCTCTACGTGCGGAGGGAATTGCAGGATCGTGTGATGCCGACGATCTACGGTTGGCATAATGTGAAGAACCCGAATTTCGTGGCACAGGAACAGATCGCGTTCCGTAATGATGCGCGACGTTATGAAGCGGGCACGAATAACCTGGTGGGCATCGCCGGTTTGCACGCGGCGCTGCAACTAATCAATGAAACAGGCGTGGAGAACATCGGGCACGAGTTATTGCGCAAGCGTGCGTATCTGGTGCCGAAGTTGCAGGAGAAGGGTTTCACCGTGATGTATGCGGACGCGGCTCCGCAGAACTCCAGCGGCATCGTCACGTTCCAAAAAGCTGGAACCGACCTAACGGCACTGCATCAAAAGCTGATGGAGAGCGGCGTGCAGACGTCACTGCGTGTGGATCGT includes:
- the hrpB gene encoding ATP-dependent helicase HrpB; its protein translation is MASALPIYDIEHELIARLQDQRRIILSAPTGSGKSTQVTQMLLRHDLLKDGQAVVLQPRRLATRLLAARVAEELDVPLGREVGYQIRFENQTSAATRIRFVTEGILLRQMIADPQLKGISVILFDEFHERHLYGDITLARALDLQETTRPDLRVVVMSATLNVELLGKYLSQWRQNAPTGPTFSALTSEGRTYPVDIRYTDKPSYTNRQPIWEQAAEVFADFAGRGGEGDALIFMPGGFEISQTIEALRRLPEARGRVLLPLHGELPPREQDAAVAKHRQPKVVVATNVAETSLTIDGIRLVIDSGLARIPKYDPHRGINTLLIERISRAAADQRAGRAGRTAPGECVRLWTEDEHKHRAPQELPEIKRLDLAEVILTLKAAGVDDLRAFRWLEPPDNAALEHAEELLLDLGALEAVEGNILTRITSLGRRMLAFPMHPRYARLLLAADDFGCVPEAALIAALTQGRDLLLRNPEQAVAEAREDLLGNNPASDFFLLMRAWKQASQQDFRPEICRKYGLHMATGRQVGPLRDNFLRIAEREGLNTQTKAATDEVLQKCLLVAFSDRVGRRLDTSSRRCELVHGRRGELARESLVQGSPLIVAAEVSEVGSQGGNISTILSQITAVNPAWLRELFPQDITGKLHVYFDNNSKRVAAEEQLQFRGLALEKRRVEPPPADEAARLLAADVMAGRVQFDEWDESVDQWILRLKRLSEWCPEFELPVITEADRKDLIEQLCYGCFGYKDVRAVAVKGEVKGWLSHLQNSMLEKHAPERLEFANGRKPKVTYVADGPPYIEARIQDLYDVGQTPKIAMGRVTLSCHILTPGRKPIQVTQDLPNFWKEHYPRIKSELQRRYPRHEWR
- a CDS encoding aminotransferase class V-fold PLP-dependent enzyme, which gives rise to MDITTVLNDEALRQREFPVTKDKAFLAHAAVCPLPQRVATAMQEYTANCTKGDQEMAQPEGLMTKTREAAATLLHAKPEEIALVGPTSLGLSLIANGLNFRKHDNVVVYFDDYPSNVYPWMTLADRGVEVRFLNIRELGRLRVTDIMGQIDEQTRMVAIASCHFITGWRVELETLGKQLRAKNILFCVDGIQTLGAFPTTVEYIDFLAADAHKWLLGPCSAGILYVRRELQDRVMPTIYGWHNVKNPNFVAQEQIAFRNDARRYEAGTNNLVGIAGLHAALQLINETGVENIGHELLRKRAYLVPKLQEKGFTVMYADAAPQNSSGIVTFQKAGTDLTALHQKLMESGVQTSLRVDRKGQQYLRVSPHFYNTDEELERLVKLLG